One window from the genome of Desulfobaccales bacterium encodes:
- a CDS encoding prepilin peptidase, translated as MSSAATEVGAVLLAGLVGLAVGSFLNVVITRLPRGESPFRGRSRCPQCDAPLRWRDNLPLLSYLLLRGRCRACGGPIPWRYPLVELVSGLLAAALWLKFPASPLLLAYAPFGAGLVALSFLDLEHFWLPDVLTLPLTLLGLLLSLVLPHLRWYEAFSGALVGGGAFYLVAWGYYRLTGREGLGLGDAKLLALIGAFLGIRALPWVVLMSALMGAGAGAVLIWRERAGRLTPIPYGPFLAAAALLYLFFADSPLVAGALWR; from the coding sequence TTGAGTTCGGCCGCAACTGAGGTGGGGGCGGTCCTGCTGGCCGGGCTGGTGGGCCTGGCGGTGGGGAGCTTCCTTAACGTGGTCATCACCCGCCTGCCCCGGGGGGAGTCGCCCTTCCGGGGCCGCTCCCGCTGCCCGCAGTGCGATGCCCCCCTCCGGTGGCGGGACAATCTGCCCCTCCTCAGCTACCTGCTTCTCCGGGGCCGCTGCCGCGCCTGCGGCGGGCCCATCCCCTGGCGCTATCCCCTGGTGGAACTCGTCAGCGGCCTGTTGGCGGCGGCCCTGTGGCTGAAGTTTCCGGCCAGTCCCCTGCTCTTGGCCTACGCGCCCTTCGGCGCCGGGCTGGTGGCCTTAAGCTTCCTTGACCTGGAGCATTTCTGGCTGCCCGATGTCCTGACCCTGCCGCTCACCCTTCTGGGGCTCCTTCTGTCCCTGGTCCTGCCGCACCTGAGGTGGTATGAGGCGTTTTCGGGAGCGCTGGTGGGGGGCGGGGCCTTCTATCTGGTGGCCTGGGGGTATTATCGCCTCACCGGCCGGGAAGGGCTGGGGCTGGGGGACGCCAAACTCCTGGCCCTCATCGGGGCCTTCTTGGGCATTCGGGCCCTGCCCTGGGTGGTGCTGATGAGCGCCTTGATGGGGGCAGGGGCGGGCGCCGTCCTCATCTGGCGGGAACGGGCCGGCCGCCTCACCCCCATCCCATATGGGCCGTTTCTGGCCGCGGCTGCCCTGCTCTACCTCTTCTTCGCCGACAGCCCGCTGGTGGCGGGAGCCCTGTGGCGGTGA